The following coding sequences lie in one Paenibacillus durus ATCC 35681 genomic window:
- a CDS encoding 4-hydroxy-3-methylbut-2-enyl diphosphate reductase encodes MEVIKISPRGYCYGVVDAMVMARQAAKNLDLPRPIYILGMIVHNSHVTHAFEDEGIITVDGSNRLEILDKIDSGTVIFTAHGVSPEVRRRAREKGLTTVDATCPDVTKTYDLIHEKVAEGCEIIYIGKKGHPEPEGAMGIAPGHVHLIEKEEEISSLTLPADSQIVITNQTTMSQWDIKHIMKKLLETFPGAEVHNEICLATQIRQEAVAEQAGQADLVIVVGDPRSNNSNRLAQVSEEIAGVPAHRIADVSELKAEWLKGISKVAVTSGASTPTPITKEVIAYLEQYDPANPDTWEIKRTVNMAKLLPPVKAKAGQSSQS; translated from the coding sequence ATGGAAGTTATCAAAATTTCTCCCCGGGGATACTGCTACGGTGTGGTTGATGCCATGGTCATGGCCCGTCAGGCCGCTAAAAATCTCGATCTCCCCCGGCCGATCTATATCCTGGGCATGATTGTCCATAACAGCCACGTTACCCACGCTTTCGAGGATGAGGGTATAATTACGGTCGACGGCAGCAACCGCCTGGAAATATTGGACAAGATTGACAGCGGAACCGTCATCTTCACCGCGCATGGCGTTTCACCGGAGGTACGCAGGAGAGCGCGTGAGAAAGGGCTGACGACCGTCGACGCCACCTGTCCGGATGTAACCAAGACGTATGATCTTATTCACGAAAAGGTCGCGGAAGGCTGCGAAATTATCTACATCGGCAAGAAAGGCCACCCTGAGCCGGAAGGCGCCATGGGTATCGCTCCCGGGCATGTGCATCTGATCGAAAAGGAAGAGGAGATATCCTCTCTGACCCTGCCGGCTGATTCCCAGATTGTCATTACAAACCAGACGACGATGAGCCAGTGGGATATCAAGCATATTATGAAAAAACTGCTGGAGACTTTCCCCGGCGCCGAGGTGCATAACGAGATTTGTTTGGCAACGCAGATCCGGCAGGAGGCCGTAGCGGAACAGGCTGGTCAGGCCGATCTTGTCATTGTTGTCGGCGACCCGCGCAGCAACAATTCCAACCGGCTGGCCCAGGTGTCCGAGGAGATAGCAGGTGTTCCGGCCCACCGGATTGCTGACGTATCGGAGCTGAAGGCTGAGTGGCTGAAGGGGATCTCGAAAGTGGCTGTCACTTCGGGCGCGTCGACACCGACGCCAATCACGAAGGAAGTCATAGCGTACTTGGAGCAGTATGATCCGGCAAATCCAGACACATGGGAGATTAAGCGTACAGTCAACATGGCAAAGCTGCTGCCGCCGGTCAAAGCCAAAGCCGGTCAGTCCTCCCAATCATAA
- the glnA gene encoding type I glutamate--ammonia ligase, producing the protein MSVEKVLQTIKENNIEWVDFRFVDLGGRAHHIALPAAAVDEETFVNGVAFDGSSITGFRGIEESDMVMMPDPSTTYIDPFTAHPTLNIMCDIFTPDGERYERDPRGIAVKAEEYLQKSGVGTAAFFAPESEFFIFDDVRYESGMNSSSYFVDSEEAAWNTNRKDEGGNLGFKVGIKGGYVPVAPVDTQQDIRSEMCRLLAEAGLVIERHHHEVATAGQAEINFRFDTLKKTADNLLTYKYIVQNTARQYGKVATFMPKPLFGDNGSGMHVHQSIFNGDSPLFYEKGGYANLSEMALNYIGGILYHAPALIALTNPSTNSFKRLVPGYEAPVNLVFSKGNRSAAVRIPVAAVTPKGCRIEFRTPDTTANPYLAFSAMLLAGLDGIKKKINPVELGYGPLDKNIYELPDEEKAKIRSVPGSLNEALDALEADYEFLTEGGVFTKDFIDNYIELKRGEAQQVAIRVHPHEYSLYFDV; encoded by the coding sequence ATGTCGGTTGAAAAAGTGCTGCAAACGATTAAAGAGAACAACATTGAATGGGTGGATTTCCGCTTTGTTGATTTGGGTGGACGGGCCCATCATATTGCTTTGCCGGCTGCTGCTGTTGACGAGGAGACTTTTGTGAATGGCGTAGCTTTTGACGGTTCTTCCATTACCGGTTTCCGCGGAATTGAAGAGTCTGATATGGTTATGATGCCGGATCCAAGCACTACATATATTGATCCTTTCACCGCGCACCCTACGCTCAACATTATGTGCGACATTTTCACTCCTGACGGCGAGCGTTATGAGCGTGACCCGCGCGGTATCGCTGTTAAAGCGGAAGAATACCTGCAAAAAAGCGGCGTAGGAACCGCGGCATTCTTCGCACCTGAATCCGAGTTCTTCATCTTTGACGACGTTCGTTACGAGAGCGGAATGAACAGCTCCTCTTACTTCGTGGATTCCGAAGAAGCGGCCTGGAACACGAACCGTAAGGATGAAGGCGGCAACCTCGGCTTCAAAGTTGGCATCAAAGGCGGTTATGTACCGGTTGCTCCGGTTGATACTCAGCAAGATATCCGTAGCGAAATGTGTCGTCTGCTTGCTGAAGCCGGTCTGGTAATCGAGCGCCATCACCATGAAGTTGCTACAGCTGGACAAGCTGAGATCAACTTCCGCTTCGATACACTGAAGAAGACAGCCGATAACCTGTTGACTTACAAATACATCGTGCAAAACACTGCCCGTCAATACGGCAAAGTGGCAACTTTCATGCCTAAACCGCTCTTCGGCGATAACGGAAGCGGCATGCACGTTCACCAATCGATCTTTAACGGCGACAGCCCGCTGTTCTATGAAAAAGGCGGATATGCTAACCTGAGCGAAATGGCTCTGAATTATATCGGCGGTATCCTGTATCATGCTCCGGCGCTGATCGCATTGACCAACCCGAGCACGAACTCCTTCAAACGTCTGGTTCCTGGTTACGAAGCACCGGTTAACCTGGTGTTCTCCAAAGGTAACCGTTCCGCAGCTGTTCGTATCCCGGTAGCTGCTGTAACTCCTAAAGGCTGTCGCATCGAGTTCCGTACTCCGGACACCACGGCTAACCCTTACCTTGCCTTCTCCGCAATGCTGCTGGCTGGTCTGGACGGCATCAAGAAGAAGATCAATCCGGTTGAGCTTGGCTATGGCCCGCTCGACAAGAACATTTACGAACTGCCTGATGAGGAAAAAGCAAAAATCCGCAGTGTTCCAGGCAGCCTGAACGAAGCGCTGGACGCTCTGGAAGCTGACTATGAGTTCCTGACAGAAGGCGGAGTCTTCACAAAAGACTTCATCGACAACTACATCGAACTGAAACGCGGCGAAGCTCAACAAGTAGCCATCCGTGTTCATCCGCATGAATACTCCCTGTATTTCGATGTATAA
- the aroF gene encoding 3-deoxy-7-phosphoheptulonate synthase — translation MIVITSNQTPEEQINDIIAAIEKEGLQVHLSKGSDRTVIGLVGSVNPKLAEHLRQMKGVENVVKISKSYKLASRDFHPDDTVIEVKGVKIGGEHLAIMGGPCAVESPEQIDEIAKLVKAAGAQILRGGAFKPRTGPYSFQGIGVEGLKMMAEAGERHGLLTITEVMTPEYVDVCAEYADILQVGTRNMQNFDLLRALGTCGRPVLLKRGFSATYDELLNAAEYILAGGNRDVMLCERGIRTFETYTRNTLDLSAIPVLQGLSHLPVISDPSHGTGRRELVEPMAKASVAAGANGLIIEMHTDPDNSMTGDGVQSLFPDQFSNLLKDLEKLAPLVGKKFSTQEAISVK, via the coding sequence ATGATCGTTATTACATCGAATCAAACTCCGGAGGAACAAATTAACGATATTATCGCAGCGATCGAGAAGGAGGGCCTGCAGGTGCATTTGTCCAAAGGATCGGACCGCACGGTTATCGGTCTGGTGGGCAGCGTGAACCCGAAGCTTGCCGAGCATCTTCGCCAAATGAAGGGCGTGGAGAATGTGGTTAAAATCTCCAAGTCCTACAAGCTGGCGAGCAGAGACTTTCATCCGGACGACACGGTCATCGAGGTTAAGGGAGTCAAGATCGGCGGAGAGCATCTGGCGATCATGGGCGGTCCGTGCGCAGTGGAATCTCCTGAGCAGATCGACGAAATCGCAAAACTGGTAAAAGCGGCGGGAGCGCAGATTCTTCGCGGCGGAGCATTCAAGCCGCGCACCGGACCTTACAGCTTCCAAGGGATCGGCGTGGAAGGTCTGAAGATGATGGCGGAAGCGGGAGAGCGCCACGGCCTGTTGACCATCACCGAGGTCATGACGCCGGAGTATGTTGACGTGTGCGCGGAATACGCCGACATTCTCCAAGTGGGCACGCGGAATATGCAGAACTTTGATCTGCTCCGCGCGCTTGGAACATGCGGCCGTCCCGTGCTGCTGAAACGCGGTTTCAGCGCGACATACGACGAACTGCTGAATGCGGCTGAGTACATCCTGGCTGGCGGCAACCGTGATGTTATGCTCTGCGAGCGCGGTATCCGCACTTTCGAGACTTACACCCGCAATACGCTAGATCTGTCGGCTATTCCGGTGCTTCAGGGCCTCAGCCACCTTCCTGTCATTTCCGACCCGAGCCACGGAACGGGACGCCGCGAACTGGTAGAGCCTATGGCTAAGGCGTCCGTTGCCGCAGGAGCCAACGGCCTGATTATCGAAATGCATACCGATCCGGACAACTCCATGACGGGTGACGGCGTTCAGTCCCTGTTCCCGGATCAGTTCAGCAATCTGCTCAAGGATCTGGAGAAGCTGGCACCGCTTGTCGGCAAGAAATTCTCCACCCAGGAAGCAATTTCCGTTAAATAA
- a CDS encoding phosphodiester glycosidase family protein: MITPVKRVNRFFMLVTAPFIGLLLCLSLYRTSLTLDLGTQRFLPSAGPVQLTSGIKGQLDTAQASAAHTMKSVSASAKLYRETTATMNALVDKAVTQASRPALIYNRRITAKLGFPFDVINSSRIRIELYRVNPGDYTGYAMKIKLRDKAAMTMSLGQEGLGSSETTLQAVNRYGAVAGINAGGFADKGGRRYPLSTTIVEGQYVTGFESSFKDLSFVGLSKEGRLIGGKFYSREQLDKLEPAFGASFVPVLLRDGLKTEIPVKWEMSPKRAPRTAIGRYKDDQLLIIVAEGYNESGSSGATLEELQDKLYQMGVTDAFNLDGGGSSSLVFDGKVVNQPSDGTLRRVPTSFLFFK; encoded by the coding sequence ATGATAACACCGGTCAAAAGAGTGAACCGTTTCTTTATGCTCGTTACCGCGCCGTTCATCGGCCTTCTGCTGTGCCTGTCGCTGTACAGGACGTCGCTTACACTGGATCTGGGAACGCAGCGGTTCTTGCCTTCCGCAGGTCCAGTACAGCTGACATCCGGGATCAAAGGCCAGCTCGACACCGCGCAGGCCTCCGCCGCCCACACGATGAAATCGGTGAGCGCCAGTGCGAAGCTGTATAGGGAAACGACTGCTACAATGAACGCGCTTGTGGATAAAGCTGTGACTCAGGCGAGCCGTCCAGCATTGATATACAACCGGCGAATTACGGCCAAACTCGGCTTCCCATTCGATGTCATCAACAGCAGCCGGATACGAATCGAGTTGTACCGGGTGAATCCCGGTGACTATACAGGCTATGCAATGAAGATCAAGCTCAGGGACAAGGCGGCGATGACCATGAGCCTTGGGCAGGAAGGCCTTGGAAGCTCGGAAACGACCCTTCAAGCGGTCAACCGGTACGGGGCCGTCGCCGGCATTAACGCAGGGGGCTTTGCCGATAAGGGCGGCAGAAGATACCCGCTCAGTACCACGATCGTGGAAGGTCAGTATGTAACCGGCTTTGAATCCAGTTTTAAAGACTTAAGCTTTGTAGGGCTGAGCAAAGAAGGACGGTTGATTGGCGGGAAGTTTTACAGCCGTGAGCAGCTTGACAAGCTGGAACCGGCGTTCGGGGCTTCCTTTGTGCCTGTGCTGCTGCGGGATGGCCTCAAGACGGAGATACCCGTAAAATGGGAAATGTCCCCAAAGCGGGCGCCGCGCACTGCGATCGGCAGATACAAAGACGATCAGCTGCTTATCATCGTTGCCGAGGGCTACAATGAGAGCGGCAGTTCCGGAGCCACACTGGAGGAGCTTCAAGATAAGCTGTACCAAATGGGTGTAACAGATGCGTTTAATCTGGATGGCGGAGGTTCTTCGTCGCTCGTATTTGACGGAAAAGTCGTAAACCAGCCGTCAGACGGCACTCTTCGGCGGGTGCCGACAAGCTTTTTATTTTTCAAATAA
- a CDS encoding sensor histidine kinase, which produces MSIKLRLTAWYSGILAVMLLAFSASIFGFFYINTYGDLQDRLRDQAKGESLDVVFDKRLDAQNLYGQMYFYDSGDFIQSLSLKNIDLRFDIPARQNLKVEEFKDAYYRGYHFLIYQKAVNVQGYDNNPAAVLQMAAYTGEQDKLLDRLKTILITGSFATLIAAFTFGLFLARKAMSPIGKVIEAAEGIQTGNDLSVRIEYNGPPDEIGRLIRTVNSMLGRMEGFYKNLEDSYAAQRRFVSDASHELRTPLTTIRGNIELLQKVWELEPGENPSLDEAAIRQISVESVHDIADEAKRMSRLVADMLSLARADTGRTFEKEPIALEPMMNEVARRAAFLPRDAEWITGDLSGLNGKYVLGNKDYLQQMLFIFIDNAFKYTPSGEVTFDAVVYQHQVGIRVKDTGIGMEKDEVPHIFDRFYRADESRGITEGIGLGLSIAKWIIDEHGGSVEVVTRQGEGTTFVIWLPLLFAAPLE; this is translated from the coding sequence ATGTCGATCAAGCTGCGGCTGACCGCATGGTATTCGGGCATATTGGCCGTCATGCTGCTGGCCTTTTCAGCATCCATTTTCGGTTTTTTCTATATTAATACGTACGGGGATCTACAAGACAGGCTCCGGGATCAGGCGAAAGGCGAATCGCTGGACGTTGTCTTCGATAAACGCCTGGACGCCCAGAATTTGTACGGGCAAATGTACTTCTATGATAGCGGAGATTTTATCCAGAGTTTGAGTTTGAAAAATATTGATCTGCGGTTCGATATTCCGGCCCGGCAGAACCTCAAGGTTGAAGAATTTAAAGATGCCTATTACAGAGGCTACCATTTTTTGATTTATCAAAAGGCGGTCAATGTCCAGGGCTACGATAACAATCCAGCGGCCGTTCTGCAAATGGCGGCATATACCGGGGAACAGGACAAACTGCTGGACCGGCTGAAGACGATCCTGATCACAGGCTCCTTTGCCACGTTGATTGCAGCCTTTACCTTCGGCTTATTCTTGGCCCGCAAAGCGATGAGCCCGATCGGCAAGGTAATTGAAGCCGCCGAAGGCATTCAGACAGGCAACGACCTCAGTGTACGGATCGAATACAACGGGCCGCCAGATGAAATCGGAAGGCTGATCCGGACGGTGAACAGTATGTTGGGCCGTATGGAAGGGTTTTACAAAAATCTGGAGGATTCGTACGCGGCCCAGCGCCGTTTCGTGTCGGATGCTTCGCATGAGCTTCGCACGCCGCTGACGACTATTCGAGGCAACATCGAACTGCTTCAAAAGGTATGGGAGCTTGAGCCTGGAGAAAATCCTTCGCTGGATGAAGCGGCAATACGACAAATTTCGGTGGAGTCCGTACATGATATCGCGGACGAGGCGAAGCGCATGAGCCGGCTGGTCGCCGATATGCTGTCTTTGGCCAGAGCCGATACGGGCCGTACCTTCGAGAAGGAGCCGATAGCGCTAGAACCGATGATGAACGAGGTGGCTCGCCGCGCCGCTTTCCTCCCCCGGGATGCGGAGTGGATTACGGGAGACCTGTCGGGCCTTAATGGCAAATATGTGCTGGGCAACAAGGATTATTTGCAGCAGATGCTGTTCATTTTCATTGACAATGCCTTCAAATATACGCCGTCCGGAGAAGTGACGTTCGACGCGGTGGTGTATCAGCATCAAGTAGGCATCCGGGTTAAGGATACCGGCATCGGGATGGAAAAAGACGAGGTACCGCATATTTTCGACCGGTTCTACCGGGCGGATGAATCTCGCGGCATTACCGAAGGCATCGGACTCGGGTTGTCCATCGCCAAATGGATCATTGATGAGCACGGAGGATCGGTTGAGGTAGTCACCCGCCAGGGCGAAGGCACAACGTTCGTGATTTGGCTACCCTTGCTCTTTGCCGCTCCGCTTGAGTAG
- a CDS encoding AbrB/MazE/SpoVT family DNA-binding domain-containing protein yields MKPAGVVRKVDQLGRIVLPKSLRKRYQMNEGDPVEILVQGDHIILERYRPKCVFCGSMDEVSEYKERYICGQCLSEMTQLQRHA; encoded by the coding sequence ATGAAGCCTGCTGGTGTAGTGCGCAAAGTGGATCAGCTCGGCAGAATTGTTCTGCCTAAATCCCTTCGTAAAAGGTATCAAATGAATGAGGGGGACCCTGTTGAAATTTTGGTTCAGGGCGATCATATTATTTTGGAGCGTTATCGTCCCAAATGCGTATTTTGCGGTTCCATGGACGAGGTTAGCGAATATAAGGAACGTTATATTTGCGGCCAGTGTCTGAGCGAAATGACCCAACTGCAAAGACACGCTTAA
- the trmL gene encoding tRNA (uridine(34)/cytosine(34)/5-carboxymethylaminomethyluridine(34)-2'-O)-methyltransferase TrmL, whose protein sequence is MALHIVLVEPEIPANTGNISRTCAATGVHLHLVRPLGFRTDDATLKRAGLDYWHAVHIEYHDSFGEVLEMYPEGRFFYATTKADKRYSDYTFQDGDFFVFGKETKGLPEDILKAGWETTMRMPMTGDVRSLNLSNSAAIIVYEALRQLNFPGLT, encoded by the coding sequence ATGGCACTTCATATTGTACTAGTAGAGCCGGAGATTCCAGCCAACACGGGGAATATCTCACGCACCTGCGCGGCTACAGGCGTCCATCTGCACTTGGTGCGGCCCCTTGGCTTTCGTACCGATGATGCTACCCTGAAACGGGCAGGGCTGGATTATTGGCATGCCGTTCACATTGAATATCACGATTCCTTCGGAGAAGTACTGGAGATGTACCCGGAGGGCCGTTTCTTTTATGCAACGACCAAGGCGGATAAGCGGTATAGCGACTATACTTTTCAAGACGGCGACTTTTTTGTATTTGGGAAAGAGACGAAAGGTTTGCCTGAGGATATTCTTAAGGCCGGATGGGAAACAACGATGCGTATGCCGATGACCGGAGATGTAAGATCGCTGAACTTGTCTAATTCTGCCGCAATTATTGTATACGAAGCGCTCCGTCAGCTGAACTTTCCGGGTCTGACCTAA
- a CDS encoding response regulator transcription factor yields the protein MRPNILIIDDDEKIISMLRRGLAFEGYDVKTASNGADGLRAVLNSDPDVVVLDVMMPQVDGFEVCRRLREGGSTVPVLMLTAKDEVEHRVKGLDLGADDYLVKPFALEELLARVRALLRRKSEQIGGSEQAVVYEDVVLDVDSREVTRGGKRLELTAKEFELLHLFMQNPKRVLSRDLIMDKIWGYDYSGESNVLEVYIAMLRQKTEEHGGKRLIQTIRGAGYILRGDN from the coding sequence ATGCGACCGAATATTTTGATTATTGACGATGATGAAAAAATCATTTCCATGCTGCGTAGGGGACTGGCGTTTGAGGGTTATGACGTAAAGACGGCGTCCAACGGGGCGGACGGCCTGCGGGCCGTGCTGAACAGCGATCCGGATGTTGTTGTTCTCGATGTCATGATGCCTCAGGTGGATGGCTTTGAGGTGTGCCGGAGGCTTAGAGAGGGCGGCAGCACCGTTCCCGTACTGATGCTCACGGCCAAGGATGAGGTGGAGCACAGGGTCAAAGGTCTGGACCTCGGAGCGGATGATTATCTGGTGAAGCCGTTCGCGCTGGAAGAACTGCTGGCGCGGGTGAGAGCGCTGCTGCGGCGCAAAAGTGAACAAATTGGGGGCAGCGAGCAGGCGGTTGTCTACGAGGACGTTGTGCTGGATGTCGATTCCCGGGAAGTAACGCGCGGCGGCAAACGGCTGGAGCTGACGGCAAAAGAATTCGAGCTGCTGCATTTGTTTATGCAGAATCCGAAGCGGGTGCTGTCCCGCGACCTGATTATGGACAAGATTTGGGGCTATGATTACAGCGGCGAATCCAATGTGCTGGAGGTTTATATCGCCATGCTGCGCCAAAAGACCGAAGAACACGGGGGCAAACGCCTCATTCAGACGATCCGTGGAGCCGGTTATATCCTAAGAGGTGACAACTAA
- the serC gene encoding 3-phosphoserine/phosphohydroxythreonine transaminase: protein MLSKRAYNFNAGPAALPLEVLERAQAEFVDFRETGMSIMEMSHRGAVYESVHNEAQERLLSLLGNPAGYKVLFIQGGATTQFAMIPLNFLSEGKVGSYVMTGSWADKAFKEAKIAGGAHVAATSEDKKFLAIPELGSIKPADNAAYLHLTSNETIEGTQYQEFPDTGALPLIADMSSDILSRSFDINKFGLIYAGAQKNLGPSGVTVVIAKEELIAESPSNIPTILRYSTHYKNNSLYNTPPSYSIYMVNQVLKWIEEQGGLAGIEVKNRDKAGLLYDTIDASGGFYRGVAEQGSRSIMNVTFRMESEELEKKFIKASEQEGFVGLKGHRSVGGLRASIYNAVPYESIKALTDFMNHFQKTQG from the coding sequence ATTTTGAGCAAGAGAGCTTATAATTTTAACGCCGGCCCGGCAGCATTACCTCTTGAGGTGCTGGAGCGCGCACAAGCCGAATTCGTCGATTTCCGGGAGACCGGGATGTCAATTATGGAAATGTCGCACCGTGGAGCCGTATACGAATCCGTACACAATGAGGCGCAGGAACGTCTGCTTTCACTTCTGGGCAATCCGGCAGGATACAAAGTATTGTTCATTCAAGGCGGAGCCACCACTCAGTTCGCGATGATTCCACTGAACTTCCTTTCCGAGGGTAAGGTCGGCAGCTACGTAATGACAGGCAGCTGGGCTGACAAAGCGTTCAAGGAAGCGAAGATCGCAGGCGGAGCTCATGTTGCGGCAACGTCCGAAGACAAGAAGTTCCTGGCTATTCCGGAGCTTGGATCGATCAAGCCTGCCGATAACGCCGCGTACTTGCATCTTACTTCCAACGAGACGATTGAAGGCACCCAATATCAGGAATTCCCGGATACCGGAGCTCTTCCGCTGATCGCGGATATGTCCAGCGATATCTTGAGCCGCAGCTTCGATATTAACAAGTTCGGACTGATTTATGCCGGAGCACAGAAGAATCTTGGACCTTCGGGTGTAACCGTCGTGATCGCTAAGGAGGAGCTGATTGCCGAGTCTCCTTCCAACATTCCGACAATCTTGCGTTACAGCACCCATTATAAGAATAACTCTCTATACAATACACCGCCATCTTATTCGATCTATATGGTTAATCAAGTGCTTAAATGGATTGAAGAGCAGGGAGGCTTGGCCGGAATCGAAGTGAAGAACCGCGATAAGGCCGGACTGTTGTATGACACGATCGACGCCAGCGGCGGATTCTACCGCGGTGTAGCGGAGCAGGGCAGCCGTTCGATCATGAACGTGACCTTCCGGATGGAATCCGAAGAGCTGGAGAAGAAATTCATTAAGGCTTCGGAGCAGGAAGGCTTCGTCGGTCTCAAGGGACACCGCAGCGTTGGCGGATTACGCGCCTCCATCTATAACGCCGTTCCTTATGAGAGCATCAAAGCGCTGACCGATTTCATGAATCACTTCCAGAAGACTCAAGGTTAA